In Chitinophaga varians, the following are encoded in one genomic region:
- a CDS encoding reprolysin-like metallopeptidase, with protein sequence MRKVLLFAMALSCSITAFAQDYWRPHTAAAGITKDKAVARLAFPATYKLFDLNIAPLRSEVFKTVDSKQARTTIISLPNADGQIEQYEIREASNFEPALQARFPEIRAFSGKGITDKQATLKLSISPQGVQAMVFRTEKESEFIEPYSADHTVYTVFKKQAKTLPWKCSTPEQKLATGIGHQVGTVARSTGDAKTLRLAQSVTAEYSNYFGATSASQVNLVLAAINATLTRCNGVYEKDLAIHLNLIAGVTNIIFYDPSTDPYSDASQGAGGAWNSELQNTLTTKIGAANYDIGHLFGASGGGGNAGCIGCICVDNQKGSGFTSPADNIPQGDNFDIDYVVHEVGHQLGANHTFSMSNEGTGVNVEPGSGITIMGYAGITSQDIAPHSIAFYHAASIAQIQANLAGKTCPVTTSISGTNATPVVNAGGNFTIPISTPFALTGSATDANPGDVLTYSWEQNDNATSSQTGSASVASATKATGPNWISYAPTTSPVRYFPKLATILAGGLVSGPLPGGDAGANTEALSSVGRTLKFRLTVRDNVPYSSTAPVTIGQTNFADATITVTNTSGPFAITAPNTNVSWAGNSSQTVTWNVANTNTGAVSCANVKISISTDGGNTFSTLVASTPNDGSEAITVPNTPTTNARIKVEAVGNIFFDISNADFTITSGSGCASPAGLTASAITTTSATVAWTAVSGAVSYDVDYKATSSSTWTNAATATTAVSVNLTGLASGTAYDYRIRTNCSSGSSAYAASQFTTTSTGTCNAPAGLTSSAVTAASATLSWTAASGAVSYDVDYKPNTSSTWTNAATATTATSVNVSGLTSATLYDWRVRTNCSSGSSTYTAAQFTTLTASGCANPLDNSTNGTTAGAATIPFNTDVTGLISPSGDVDHYKFVITTGGTITITLGTLPGDYDLKLLNSAGTQLAISQAAGTSNETISRTVTPGTYYAQVYGYNGANSATSCYTLRVQLGTASRTDNDVVVSKEGTDIKEIKGQKVDIFPNPVNNIVNISLTGFTGKSEVSMLDVNGREVLRREVGLVNSQLDISSLPPGVYLIRVKNGVKQVYLKKIVKQ encoded by the coding sequence ATGAGAAAAGTTTTACTCTTCGCAATGGCGCTGTCGTGTAGCATAACAGCGTTTGCGCAGGATTACTGGAGGCCGCATACTGCCGCCGCCGGGATCACTAAAGACAAAGCCGTTGCCCGGCTTGCATTTCCAGCCACCTACAAATTGTTTGACCTGAACATCGCTCCTTTACGGAGTGAAGTGTTTAAAACGGTCGACAGCAAACAGGCCCGCACCACCATTATCTCCCTGCCCAATGCGGACGGGCAAATTGAGCAATACGAAATCAGGGAGGCTTCCAATTTCGAACCTGCCTTACAGGCACGCTTTCCGGAGATAAGGGCTTTCTCCGGTAAAGGTATTACCGACAAACAAGCCACTTTAAAACTGAGCATTTCCCCGCAGGGAGTACAGGCCATGGTGTTCCGTACTGAAAAAGAGAGCGAATTTATTGAGCCTTATTCTGCTGACCACACGGTATACACCGTGTTCAAAAAACAAGCAAAAACCTTACCCTGGAAGTGTTCTACTCCTGAACAGAAACTGGCCACCGGCATCGGTCACCAGGTAGGCACCGTGGCACGGTCTACCGGCGATGCGAAGACCTTACGCCTGGCACAATCTGTTACGGCGGAATACTCCAACTATTTCGGCGCTACCAGCGCTTCTCAGGTCAACCTCGTACTGGCGGCCATCAATGCTACGCTGACCCGTTGCAATGGCGTCTATGAAAAAGACCTGGCCATCCATCTGAACCTGATCGCAGGGGTTACCAACATTATTTTTTATGATCCGTCAACAGATCCTTATTCTGATGCATCACAAGGTGCCGGCGGAGCATGGAACAGTGAATTACAGAATACGCTGACCACCAAAATAGGGGCGGCGAACTATGATATCGGCCACCTGTTTGGTGCATCCGGCGGCGGCGGTAATGCCGGCTGTATCGGTTGTATCTGTGTCGATAATCAAAAGGGGAGCGGTTTTACTTCTCCCGCTGATAACATCCCCCAGGGAGATAATTTCGATATCGACTATGTGGTGCACGAAGTAGGCCACCAGCTGGGCGCCAACCATACCTTCTCCATGAGCAATGAAGGCACCGGTGTTAACGTGGAACCTGGTTCCGGTATTACCATTATGGGGTATGCCGGTATTACCAGCCAGGATATCGCCCCGCACTCCATCGCCTTCTATCATGCTGCTTCCATTGCACAGATCCAGGCCAATCTTGCCGGCAAGACCTGCCCGGTAACGACCAGCATCTCCGGTACCAACGCCACACCCGTGGTAAATGCCGGCGGCAATTTTACAATTCCCATCAGCACGCCGTTTGCGCTGACCGGTTCAGCTACCGATGCTAATCCCGGTGATGTGCTGACCTATTCCTGGGAGCAGAATGACAACGCCACTTCTTCACAAACAGGATCGGCCAGCGTGGCCAGCGCCACCAAGGCAACCGGTCCTAACTGGATATCCTACGCGCCTACCACTTCCCCGGTAAGGTATTTCCCCAAACTGGCCACTATCCTGGCGGGCGGCCTGGTGTCCGGCCCATTGCCCGGTGGCGACGCAGGTGCTAATACCGAAGCATTAAGCTCCGTCGGCAGAACGTTGAAATTCCGCCTGACCGTCAGGGACAACGTGCCTTACAGCTCTACGGCGCCGGTGACCATAGGGCAGACCAACTTCGCGGATGCCACGATAACAGTGACCAATACGTCCGGTCCTTTCGCGATAACAGCTCCCAATACCAATGTATCATGGGCAGGTAATTCATCACAAACAGTTACCTGGAACGTGGCCAATACCAACACCGGTGCGGTTAGCTGCGCCAATGTCAAAATATCCATCTCCACAGATGGCGGCAATACCTTCAGCACACTGGTGGCCAGCACTCCTAACGACGGCAGTGAAGCGATCACGGTGCCCAATACGCCTACCACCAATGCCAGGATAAAAGTGGAAGCGGTAGGTAATATCTTCTTTGATATTTCCAATGCCGACTTTACCATTACCTCCGGCTCTGGTTGCGCTTCACCGGCAGGACTGACAGCTTCCGCCATCACCACTACTTCCGCTACCGTAGCATGGACAGCCGTGAGCGGCGCCGTATCATACGATGTGGACTATAAGGCTACTTCCTCTTCCACCTGGACCAACGCCGCCACAGCCACCACCGCTGTTTCCGTGAACCTGACAGGCCTTGCCTCCGGTACTGCCTACGACTACAGGATAAGGACCAATTGCAGCAGCGGCAGCAGCGCTTATGCAGCATCACAGTTCACTACGACTTCCACCGGCACCTGTAATGCACCGGCAGGTCTGACCAGTTCTGCTGTAACCGCTGCCAGCGCTACGCTCAGCTGGACCGCCGCTAGTGGTGCTGTATCGTACGATGTAGACTACAAGCCTAATACCTCGTCTACCTGGACCAATGCAGCCACTGCCACCACCGCCACCTCCGTGAACGTAAGCGGTTTAACATCCGCTACTTTGTATGACTGGAGAGTGAGGACCAATTGTAGCAGTGGTAGCAGCACTTACACCGCTGCACAGTTTACCACTTTAACCGCTTCCGGTTGTGCCAACCCATTGGACAACTCCACCAATGGAACGACTGCCGGCGCTGCTACCATTCCGTTTAACACCGATGTTACCGGTTTGATCAGCCCAAGCGGAGATGTGGACCATTACAAATTTGTGATCACTACTGGTGGTACTATTACCATCACGCTGGGGACTTTGCCCGGTGATTACGATTTGAAACTGCTGAACAGCGCCGGTACACAGCTGGCGATATCACAGGCTGCCGGTACTTCCAATGAAACGATCAGCAGGACCGTTACGCCGGGTACCTATTATGCACAGGTGTATGGCTACAATGGCGCCAACAGCGCAACTTCCTGCTATACCTTACGGGTACAGTTAGGTACGGCCAGCCGCACCGACAATGACGTCGTTGTCAGCAAGGAAGGAACAGATATCAAAGAAATCAAAGGACAAAAGGTGGACATCTTCCCGAATCCTGTCAATAATATCGTGAACATCAGCCTTACCGGTTTCACCGGAAAATCTGAAGTGAGCATGCTGGACGTGAATGGCCGTGAGGTGTTGCGCAGGGAAGTGGGGCTTGTGAATTCACAGCTGGACATTTCTTCGCTGCCTCCGGGCGTTTATCTGATCAGGGTGAAGAATGGCGTGAAGCAGGTGTATCTGAAGAAAATAGTGAAACAGTAA
- a CDS encoding phosphatidylinositol-specific phospholipase C, whose product MKHPQFLLAIAICGLFGCKKDLTDNIQPGKVTADNQSVANNAALAFSLNSWMGTIPNDRNLAAISIPGTHDSGARFEPIGGTAKCQDLTIAQQLDAGIRFLDIRCRHIGDAFAIHHGSIYQNMNFNDVVTACYAFLSANPTETIVMSVKEEYDATNNTRTFEQTFDSYTAQQPGKWYLSATVPNLGDVRGKIVLLRRFGASATPKGIEATNWADNTTFTINNSNSTLRVQDQYQVPDNNAKWSGITTLLNEAKNGTPSTLYINFTSGYKPLIFGIPSITTVSNAINPQINTFFTNNTHGRYGILPMDFATSDRNNLIISTNF is encoded by the coding sequence ATGAAACACCCTCAATTTCTGCTGGCTATCGCCATCTGTGGCCTGTTTGGCTGTAAAAAAGACCTTACGGACAACATTCAGCCGGGCAAAGTGACGGCCGACAATCAGTCTGTCGCCAACAACGCCGCCCTCGCCTTTTCGCTCAACAGCTGGATGGGCACTATTCCGAATGACCGCAACCTGGCGGCCATCAGCATTCCCGGCACACACGACAGCGGCGCCCGTTTTGAGCCCATCGGCGGCACGGCCAAATGCCAGGACCTCACTATCGCGCAACAACTGGACGCCGGCATCAGGTTCCTCGATATCAGGTGCCGCCACATCGGTGATGCTTTTGCCATCCATCACGGCAGCATCTATCAGAACATGAACTTCAATGATGTGGTGACCGCCTGCTACGCCTTCCTGTCGGCCAATCCTACAGAGACCATCGTGATGAGCGTGAAGGAAGAATACGACGCGACCAACAACACCAGGACTTTCGAGCAGACATTTGACAGCTATACTGCCCAGCAACCGGGCAAATGGTATCTGTCCGCCACCGTGCCCAACCTCGGCGATGTACGCGGCAAAATAGTGTTGCTCAGAAGATTCGGCGCGTCCGCTACGCCTAAAGGCATTGAAGCCACCAACTGGGCCGACAACACCACTTTCACCATCAACAACAGCAATTCCACCCTGCGCGTACAGGACCAGTACCAGGTACCGGACAACAACGCCAAATGGTCCGGCATCACCACCCTGCTGAACGAAGCTAAAAACGGCACACCGTCAACGCTGTACATCAATTTCACCAGCGGCTACAAACCACTGATATTCGGCATTCCCAGCATTACCACCGTTTCTAACGCCATCAATCCGCAGATCAACACCTTCTTTACCAACAACACACATGGCAGATACGGTATCCTGCCGATGGACTTCGCTACTTCAGACAGAAACAATCTCATTATCAGCACTAACTTCTAA